The Kineothrix sp. MB12-C1 genome includes a window with the following:
- a CDS encoding glycosyl hydrolase family 18 protein — translation MTIYTVNAGDSVNSIAAAYSISPDSIIYNNQLSSPYQLAVGQALLLSTGESPTEKRTIYTNGYAYPFINEFTLTETLPYLTNLSIFSYGFTTTGELVPPPLDDTWMIALAKEAGTAPILTLTPFGPDGMFNNNLITVVVNNMEIQQNLIDNLLEMVSQKGYEGVDIDFEYILAEDRVPFAEFVANVRTAVNALGYPVSVALAPKTSDDQPGLLYGGKDYGLLGAAADNVLLMTYEWGYTYGPPMAVAPINRVREVVDYAITRIPVDKINLGIPNYGYDWPLPYERGVTGARTISNTEAVQIAIDNNVPIQFDEVAMSPFFTYERDGIAHEVWFEDVRSMREKFNLINEYELRGAGYWQIMNLFRANWLLLADTFNIIKQ, via the coding sequence ATGACTATTTATACGGTAAACGCCGGAGACAGCGTGAATTCCATTGCCGCTGCCTACAGCATCTCTCCCGATTCCATCATATATAATAACCAGCTCTCTTCTCCTTACCAACTTGCTGTCGGTCAGGCACTTTTACTCAGCACAGGAGAATCTCCTACCGAAAAACGTACCATCTACACCAATGGATATGCCTACCCTTTTATCAATGAATTCACCTTAACAGAAACACTCCCTTATCTCACTAATCTATCCATATTTTCTTATGGATTTACCACTACAGGAGAATTAGTGCCCCCTCCTCTTGATGATACATGGATGATCGCTCTGGCCAAAGAAGCTGGCACCGCACCAATTCTTACCCTAACGCCTTTTGGACCGGATGGAATGTTTAATAACAACTTGATTACTGTTGTCGTAAATAATATGGAAATACAGCAAAATTTAATCGATAACTTATTGGAAATGGTTTCCCAGAAAGGGTATGAAGGTGTTGATATTGATTTCGAATATATTCTCGCAGAGGATAGAGTTCCTTTTGCAGAGTTCGTAGCCAATGTCCGTACTGCTGTAAATGCTCTCGGCTATCCTGTTTCGGTGGCGCTGGCCCCTAAGACCTCCGATGATCAGCCAGGCCTGCTTTATGGAGGAAAGGACTATGGACTTCTTGGAGCAGCTGCAGATAATGTGCTGCTAATGACTTATGAATGGGGCTATACCTACGGGCCACCAATGGCCGTTGCGCCGATTAATAGAGTACGTGAAGTCGTAGATTATGCAATTACAAGAATCCCCGTCGATAAGATCAACCTGGGGATTCCTAATTATGGATATGATTGGCCGCTTCCCTATGAAAGAGGTGTAACGGGAGCTCGTACGATCAGCAATACGGAGGCGGTTCAGATTGCCATTGACAATAATGTCCCCATCCAATTCGATGAAGTCGCCATGTCTCCCTTCTTCACCTATGAACGCGATGGTATCGCACATGAAGTATGGTTTGAAGATGTCAGAAGCATGCGCGAAAAATTCAATCTCATCAACGAATATGAACTGCGCGGAGCCGGATACTGGCAGATTATGAATCTGTTCCGGGCCAACTGGCTGCTGCTCGCTGACACCTTCAATATTATAAAACAATGA
- a CDS encoding citrate/2-methylcitrate synthase: MRNGKKEKLENYTAKYSQICVENNNIDIPLYDEYGVKRGLRDKNGEGVLAGLTNISHIKSQDVIDGKRVPCEGRLLYRGYDIIELVAGFEHKERCGFEEIAYLLLFGSLPNKEELAEFSENLALMCTLPTNFTRDVIMKASSKDIMNSLTKSVLALASYDKQVSDLSIENVLRQCMTLISVFPMLSVYGYHAYNHYECDDSFYIHRPDPNLSTAENLLRMLRPDMKYTELEARVLDIALVLHMEHGGGNNSTFTTRVVTSSGSDTYSVIAAALSSLKGPKHGGANIKVVEMMANIKKNIKDLDDEEEVKDYLGRMLNKEVFDKSGLIYGMGHAVYSISDPRATIFKNFVERLACDKNRGEDFKLYSMIERLAPEVIGEKRNIYKGVSANVDFYSGFVYSMLDIPLELYTPIFAIARIVGWSAHRLEELINVDKIIRPAYKSIMVEKEYVDIEERR, translated from the coding sequence ATGAGAAACGGCAAGAAAGAGAAACTCGAAAATTATACTGCGAAATACAGCCAAATCTGTGTGGAAAATAATAATATCGATATTCCTCTCTATGACGAATATGGTGTAAAGAGGGGATTAAGGGATAAAAATGGTGAAGGCGTTCTTGCAGGTCTTACCAATATTTCTCATATTAAATCACAGGATGTAATCGATGGGAAAAGAGTTCCCTGCGAAGGAAGACTTTTGTATCGCGGTTACGATATTATTGAGTTGGTGGCAGGCTTTGAGCATAAGGAAAGATGCGGCTTCGAAGAGATTGCTTATCTTCTCTTATTTGGAAGTTTGCCCAATAAAGAAGAATTGGCAGAATTCAGCGAGAATTTAGCCCTGATGTGTACATTGCCTACCAATTTTACGAGAGATGTTATTATGAAGGCTTCCAGCAAGGATATTATGAACTCACTGACAAAGAGCGTTCTTGCCTTAGCTTCTTATGATAAGCAGGTTTCGGATTTGAGCATTGAGAATGTCCTTCGTCAATGTATGACTTTAATCAGTGTATTCCCCATGCTTTCTGTCTATGGGTATCATGCTTATAACCATTATGAATGTGATGACAGCTTCTATATCCACAGACCGGATCCCAATCTGTCCACTGCAGAGAATTTATTGAGAATGCTCCGTCCGGATATGAAATATACAGAGTTAGAGGCGCGCGTATTGGATATCGCACTTGTTCTTCATATGGAACACGGCGGCGGAAATAATTCTACCTTTACCACGAGAGTAGTAACCTCTTCGGGTTCCGATACATATTCGGTTATCGCTGCAGCACTTTCTTCCCTGAAGGGACCTAAGCACGGTGGTGCTAATATTAAAGTAGTGGAAATGATGGCGAATATTAAGAAAAATATTAAGGACTTGGACGATGAGGAAGAGGTAAAGGATTACCTTGGACGTATGCTGAACAAGGAAGTATTCGATAAGAGCGGTCTGATTTACGGTATGGGGCATGCAGTATATTCCATCTCGGATCCGAGAGCGACTATTTTTAAAAACTTTGTAGAAAGACTTGCTTGCGACAAGAACCGCGGAGAAGACTTCAAGCTCTATTCCATGATAGAGCGTCTTGCACCGGAGGTAATCGGAGAAAAACGCAACATTTATAAAGGCGTTAGCGCGAATGTGGATTTCTACAGCGGTTTTGTATATAGTATGCTGGATATTCCGTTGGAATTGTATACACCTATATTCGCGATCGCAAGAATTGTAGGATGGAGCGCACATCGCTTGGAGGAGCTTATCAATGTGGATAAGATTATCCGTCCTGCTTATAAAAGTATAATGGTGGAAAAAGAATATGTAGATATTGAAGAGAGAAGATAG
- a CDS encoding MarR family winged helix-turn-helix transcriptional regulator gives MDNDFETLLNGQQFKRLYEKMSNLITERYGLHKIEIEILIFLRNGKYDTARDIAENKFFSKAHISQAIEHLTERGYIRGQADEQDRRCIHLHLTKEAQPVCEELLKLRQRLADIMYQDITEEEKQIMLKVAQKIASNINRELGTF, from the coding sequence GTGGATAATGATTTTGAAACCTTATTAAACGGTCAACAGTTTAAAAGGCTTTACGAGAAAATGAGCAATCTGATTACAGAGAGGTATGGATTGCATAAAATCGAAATTGAAATTTTGATTTTTTTAAGAAATGGTAAGTACGATACGGCAAGGGATATTGCGGAGAATAAGTTTTTTTCCAAGGCTCATATTTCACAGGCAATTGAACATCTGACGGAGCGCGGATACATTAGGGGGCAGGCGGATGAACAAGATAGGAGATGTATTCATTTGCATCTGACAAAGGAAGCACAGCCTGTCTGCGAAGAATTGCTCAAGCTCAGGCAGCGATTGGCAGATATTATGTATCAAGACATTACAGAAGAAGAAAAGCAGATTATGCTAAAGGTAGCCCAGAAGATTGCGAGCAATATAAATAGGGAATTAGGAACATTTTAA
- a CDS encoding DUF1538 domain-containing protein translates to MRLHRTKLQEKLNEALKAVLPIIGIVLLLSFTIVPISPSILMAFLIGAVLLICGMMFFSLGAELSMTPMGEKVGGSMTQTKKLWLMVLLSFILGFIITISEPDLQVLAEQVPSIPNLVLILAVACGVGIFLVMALLRMLFSISLPQMLLIFYAIVFALAFFVPKDFLSVAFDSGGVTTGPMTVPFIMALGIGISAIRSDKHASDDSFGLVALCSIGPILAVLVLGLIYRPESSEYIPEVLPTIDNSIELWGMFAQGIPKYMIEMAVSLFPIVLFFGIFQIVSREIQKRALIRIGVGLIYTYIGLFLFLTGVNIGFMPAGNYLGQMLAALPYRWVIIPIGMLIGYFIVLAEPAVFVLTKQVEEITSGSISAKAMGLSLSIGVAASLGLAMIRVLTGISIFWFIIPGYAIALFLSLFVPKIFTAIAFDSGGVASGPMTATFLLPFAIGASVSVGGNIVTDAFGVVAMVAMTPLITIQVLGLIYKLRSEHSEKKMARMEPKEAFALLADDEIIEL, encoded by the coding sequence TTGAGATTACATCGTACAAAATTACAAGAAAAACTTAATGAGGCTTTAAAAGCAGTGCTTCCGATTATCGGCATTGTATTGCTTTTATCTTTTACAATCGTACCCATATCACCCAGTATATTGATGGCATTTTTAATTGGTGCAGTGCTTTTGATTTGCGGTATGATGTTCTTTTCCTTGGGGGCGGAACTTTCCATGACACCGATGGGAGAAAAGGTAGGGGGAAGTATGACTCAGACCAAGAAGCTTTGGCTTATGGTTTTGCTGAGCTTTATACTTGGTTTTATTATTACTATTTCTGAACCCGACTTACAAGTATTGGCAGAACAGGTACCGTCAATTCCGAATCTCGTACTTATACTGGCAGTTGCCTGCGGGGTTGGAATATTCCTTGTAATGGCGTTGCTTCGTATGTTATTTAGCATATCTCTGCCTCAAATGCTTCTTATATTTTATGCAATCGTTTTTGCATTAGCTTTTTTTGTTCCGAAGGACTTTCTTTCTGTGGCCTTCGATTCGGGCGGAGTAACGACGGGACCTATGACCGTACCATTTATCATGGCATTGGGTATTGGTATTTCAGCGATTCGAAGCGATAAGCATGCATCGGATGATAGCTTTGGACTAGTTGCGCTTTGTTCGATAGGGCCGATATTGGCGGTGCTCGTTCTTGGGTTGATTTACAGACCGGAAAGCTCGGAATATATACCGGAGGTTCTGCCCACCATAGATAACTCGATTGAGTTATGGGGAATGTTTGCTCAGGGAATTCCCAAGTATATGATTGAAATGGCTGTTTCTTTATTCCCGATCGTTTTATTTTTCGGTATCTTTCAGATTGTTTCCCGGGAAATACAGAAAAGGGCTTTGATTCGAATTGGGGTTGGTCTCATATATACTTATATTGGATTATTTCTATTTTTAACAGGAGTAAATATAGGATTTATGCCGGCTGGTAATTATTTGGGGCAGATGCTCGCAGCACTTCCTTATCGTTGGGTAATTATTCCGATCGGTATGCTCATTGGCTATTTTATCGTATTGGCAGAACCGGCTGTATTCGTACTGACCAAGCAGGTGGAGGAGATTACTTCGGGTTCGATTTCTGCCAAAGCGATGGGATTAAGCCTTTCTATCGGGGTAGCAGCATCCTTAGGGCTGGCTATGATTAGAGTGCTTACAGGAATCTCCATATTTTGGTTTATTATTCCCGGATATGCGATTGCATTGTTTCTTTCCCTTTTCGTTCCTAAGATATTCACCGCGATTGCATTTGACTCAGGAGGGGTGGCATCCGGTCCGATGACGGCGACCTTTCTGCTTCCCTTTGCCATCGGGGCATCTGTGAGTGTAGGCGGAAATATTGTGACGGATGCGTTTGGTGTGGTGGCAATGGTCGCAATGACACCGTTAATTACCATACAGGTATTGGGACTGATTTATAAACTTCGCTCAGAACATTCTGAGAAGAAAATGGCCCGTATGGAGCCCAAAGAAGCATTTGCATTATTGGCGGATGATGAGATTATTGAATTATAG
- a CDS encoding P-II family nitrogen regulator, producing MSKVYLMVTITNRSVGPKMLSFYKGHEQAVIIGTLGEGTANSEVLDYFGLEATEKAVMFSLVTKERWKDLKRGLQKEMNIDVPGTGVAFIIPLSSIGGKKALEFLTESQNFEKEEETVLKETEHELVVVIANQGYSDTVMDAAREKGASGGTVIHAKGEGMERAEKFLGVSIAAEKEIIFIVTKVEYKNEIMKTIMEHAGMESKAKSIVFSLPVTSTAGLRLQEEDKSED from the coding sequence ATGAGTAAAGTATATTTGATGGTGACAATTACAAATCGAAGTGTCGGTCCTAAAATGCTCTCCTTTTATAAAGGACATGAGCAGGCGGTCATCATAGGAACATTAGGAGAAGGAACTGCCAATAGCGAAGTTTTGGACTACTTTGGATTGGAAGCAACCGAAAAGGCGGTTATGTTTTCCCTTGTAACGAAGGAGAGATGGAAAGATCTGAAAAGAGGGCTGCAAAAGGAGATGAATATCGATGTTCCCGGTACAGGCGTAGCTTTTATCATTCCACTTTCCAGCATTGGAGGGAAAAAGGCGTTGGAGTTCCTGACAGAAAGCCAGAATTTTGAAAAAGAGGAGGAAACCGTATTGAAAGAAACAGAACACGAATTGGTGGTAGTCATAGCAAATCAGGGGTATAGCGATACCGTAATGGATGCCGCCAGGGAAAAGGGCGCGAGTGGAGGCACGGTCATCCACGCAAAAGGAGAAGGAATGGAACGCGCGGAAAAGTTCCTTGGAGTTTCTATTGCGGCAGAGAAAGAAATTATCTTTATTGTTACAAAAGTAGAATATAAAAATGAAATTATGAAGACGATTATGGAGCATGCAGGTATGGAAAGTAAGGCGAAATCCATCGTATTTTCACTTCCTGTTACGAGCACTGCAGGCCTTCGTTTGCAGGAAGAAGACAAATCCGAAGATTAA